A genomic stretch from Streptomyces sp. QL37 includes:
- a CDS encoding YceI family protein, translating to MGLRAQVRTRDGWAVQHAVVTVTDMTGAQVLRAAADEDGAVRTDDLLPAGAYTVIVTAVGYAPAASTALVTASGRVEAGTVVLARQGGVELPPPGVWSLDPVHSSVAAVAQHLGISSVHGRFTEFGGRIEITEDVQNSRVEAFIASSSIDTGNAMRDKHLRSADFLDVETFPELTYRSRALTPVGPDRWTVHGLLTMHGIARDVDLDLSYLGTGPDPWGGVRAAFHATAELRRDDFAMNYNQVLQAGISAIGTTLRVELDIQAVQGDSLPG from the coding sequence ATGGGACTTCGCGCACAGGTACGTACGCGGGACGGCTGGGCGGTCCAGCACGCGGTCGTGACGGTGACCGACATGACGGGCGCCCAGGTGCTCCGGGCCGCCGCCGACGAGGACGGGGCCGTCCGCACCGACGACCTCCTGCCGGCCGGCGCGTACACGGTGATCGTCACGGCGGTCGGTTACGCCCCCGCCGCGTCCACCGCGCTCGTCACGGCCAGCGGCCGCGTCGAGGCCGGGACCGTGGTGCTGGCCCGGCAGGGCGGCGTGGAACTGCCGCCTCCGGGCGTCTGGTCGCTGGACCCGGTGCACTCCTCGGTGGCGGCGGTCGCACAGCACCTGGGGATCTCCAGCGTGCACGGCCGGTTCACCGAGTTCGGCGGCCGCATCGAGATCACCGAGGACGTCCAGAACTCCCGGGTGGAGGCCTTCATCGCCTCCAGCAGCATCGACACGGGCAACGCCATGCGGGACAAGCACCTGCGCTCGGCGGACTTCCTGGACGTGGAGACGTTCCCGGAGCTCACCTACCGCTCCCGTGCGCTGACCCCGGTCGGGCCCGACCGCTGGACGGTGCACGGCCTGCTCACGATGCACGGCATCGCGCGGGACGTGGACCTCGACCTCAGCTACCTGGGCACCGGCCCCGACCCGTGGGGCGGGGTGCGGGCGGCCTTCCACGCGACGGCGGAGCTGCGCCGCGACGACTTCGCGATGAACTACAACCAGGTGCTGCAGGCGGGCATCTCCGCCATCGGCACGACCCTGCGCGTGGAGCTCGACATCCAGGCGGTCCAGGGCGACTCCCTCCCGGGATAA
- a CDS encoding MFS transporter: MATTTPPGVRGGHAKHGAPEAPAGTPMTHRQIMEALTGLLLGMFVAILSSTVVSNALPEIISDLGGGQSAYTWVVTASLLAMTATTPLWGKLADLFSKKLLVQIALIIYVAGSIVAGLSTSSGMLIICRVVQGIGVGGLSALAQIVMAAMISPRERGRYSGYLGAVFAVATVGGPLLGGVITDTSWMGWRWCFYVGVPFAVIALIVLQKTLKLPVIKREGVKIDWSGAFFISAAVSLLLLWVTFAGDKYDWVSWQTYTMLGGTVVLGALFLFIESKAREPIIPLRLFRNRTITLASAASLFVGIGMFAGTVFFSQYFQLARDKSPTMSGVMTIPMIAGLFLSSTVSGQIITKTGRWKAWLVSGGFLLTAGLGLLGTIRYDTEYWHIAIFMFVMGLGIGMMMQNLVLATQNQVAPADLGAASSVVTFFRSLGGAIGVSALGAVLGNRVTHYVKDGLADLGPEGAALGHGGTGGGGIPNLDALPAPLRTVMEVAYGHGVADVFLYAAPAALVAFVLTLFIKEVALKTKAGNDNPAEAAAATESVETPTTDTALIAEGTAGVTSVAVLEETAATKELTIQGTPVRGVVRGAEGAPVARAAVTLISLGGRQLGRSVAQADGGYVLDAPGSGSYVLIASADGFQPQASTVVVGEEPLAYDILLAGTSGLSGTVRTAEGGTPVDGAMVVVTDVRGDVLATGVSGDAGEFTFGELIPGSVTVAVTAAGFRPLALPVEVGGQGVTRVDVALRSGALVRGVVKAGSRRAPLNDARVTLVDAAGNVVATSTTGEDGVYAFTDLDAGEYSVIATGYPPVAGSLTVSGSGVDGHDIELAHPGE, encoded by the coding sequence ATGGCTACGACCACACCACCCGGTGTGCGGGGCGGCCACGCCAAGCACGGGGCTCCCGAAGCCCCCGCAGGCACGCCGATGACACACCGGCAGATCATGGAAGCGCTGACCGGGCTGCTGCTCGGCATGTTCGTCGCGATTCTGTCGTCGACGGTCGTCTCCAACGCCCTGCCCGAGATCATTTCCGACCTCGGCGGCGGCCAGAGCGCCTACACCTGGGTCGTGACGGCCTCGCTGCTGGCCATGACCGCCACCACCCCGCTGTGGGGCAAGCTCGCGGACCTGTTCAGCAAGAAGCTGCTGGTCCAGATCGCCCTGATCATCTATGTGGCCGGCTCCATAGTCGCCGGTCTCTCGACCAGCAGCGGCATGCTCATCATCTGCCGCGTGGTGCAGGGCATCGGCGTCGGCGGTCTCTCCGCCCTCGCCCAGATCGTGATGGCCGCGATGATCTCCCCGCGCGAGCGTGGGCGCTACAGCGGCTACCTCGGCGCGGTCTTCGCCGTCGCCACCGTGGGCGGCCCGCTCCTCGGCGGTGTCATCACCGACACCAGCTGGATGGGCTGGCGCTGGTGCTTCTACGTGGGTGTGCCGTTCGCGGTCATCGCCCTGATCGTGCTCCAGAAGACCCTGAAGCTCCCCGTGATCAAGCGCGAGGGCGTCAAGATCGACTGGTCCGGCGCGTTCTTCATCAGCGCCGCGGTCTCGCTGCTGCTGCTCTGGGTGACCTTCGCGGGCGACAAGTACGACTGGGTCTCGTGGCAGACGTACACGATGCTGGGCGGCACCGTCGTCCTCGGCGCCCTGTTCCTCTTCATCGAGTCCAAGGCCCGCGAGCCGATCATCCCGCTGCGCCTCTTCCGTAACCGCACCATCACGCTGGCCTCCGCGGCCTCGCTGTTCGTCGGTATCGGGATGTTCGCGGGCACCGTCTTCTTCAGCCAGTACTTCCAGCTGGCGCGGGACAAGTCGCCGACGATGTCCGGCGTCATGACGATCCCGATGATCGCCGGGCTCTTCCTCTCCTCGACCGTGTCGGGCCAGATCATCACCAAGACCGGTCGCTGGAAGGCCTGGCTGGTCTCCGGTGGCTTCCTGCTCACCGCGGGTCTCGGGCTGCTGGGCACCATCCGGTACGACACCGAGTACTGGCACATCGCGATCTTCATGTTCGTCATGGGTCTCGGCATCGGCATGATGATGCAGAACCTGGTGCTCGCCACGCAGAACCAGGTGGCTCCCGCCGACCTGGGCGCGGCCAGCTCCGTCGTGACGTTCTTCCGTTCCCTCGGTGGTGCGATCGGCGTCTCGGCGCTGGGTGCCGTCCTGGGCAACCGCGTCACCCACTACGTCAAGGACGGTCTCGCCGACCTCGGCCCCGAGGGTGCCGCGCTGGGCCACGGCGGTACGGGTGGCGGGGGCATCCCGAACCTCGACGCGCTGCCCGCCCCGCTCCGTACGGTCATGGAGGTCGCCTACGGCCACGGTGTCGCCGACGTCTTCCTGTACGCCGCGCCTGCCGCGCTGGTCGCGTTCGTCCTGACCCTCTTCATCAAGGAGGTCGCCCTGAAGACCAAGGCGGGCAACGACAACCCCGCCGAGGCGGCCGCCGCGACGGAGTCCGTCGAGACGCCCACCACCGACACCGCGCTGATCGCCGAGGGAACGGCCGGGGTCACCTCGGTCGCCGTTCTGGAGGAGACGGCTGCCACCAAGGAGCTGACCATTCAGGGAACGCCCGTACGCGGCGTGGTCCGGGGCGCCGAGGGCGCACCCGTGGCCCGTGCCGCCGTCACACTGATCTCGCTGGGCGGCCGGCAGCTGGGGCGCTCCGTCGCCCAGGCCGACGGCGGCTACGTCCTGGACGCTCCGGGCTCCGGCAGCTACGTCCTGATCGCCTCCGCCGACGGCTTCCAGCCGCAGGCGTCCACCGTGGTCGTCGGCGAGGAGCCGCTGGCCTACGACATCCTGCTCGCCGGTACGAGCGGTCTCTCCGGGACCGTCCGGACCGCCGAGGGCGGCACCCCGGTCGACGGCGCCATGGTCGTCGTCACCGACGTGCGCGGCGACGTGCTGGCCACGGGTGTCTCGGGCGACGCCGGTGAGTTCACCTTCGGTGAGCTGATCCCCGGCTCGGTGACCGTCGCCGTCACGGCCGCGGGCTTCCGTCCGCTGGCCCTGCCGGTGGAGGTCGGCGGCCAGGGTGTCACCCGGGTCGACGTGGCCCTGCGCTCCGGCGCGCTGGTGCGGGGTGTCGTCAAGGCCGGCTCCCGCCGGGCACCGCTGAACGACGCCCGGGTCACGCTGGTCGACGCGGCCGGCAACGTGGTCGCCACCTCGACGACCGGGGAGGACGGCGTGTACGCCTTCACCGACCTGGACGCCGGTGAGTACTCCGTGATCGCGACCGGCTACCCGCCGGTGGCGGGCTCGCTGACCGTGAGCGGCAGCGGAGTCGACGGTCACGACATCGAGCTCGCCCACCCGGGCGAGTAA
- a CDS encoding RNA polymerase sigma factor SigF gives MPASTAPQVPPQNVQTDDIQTETPDPTTPARTRGADTRALTQVLFGRLKDLEPGTPEHHSVRTALIEANLPLVRYAAARFRSRNEPMEDVVQVGTIGLINAIDRFDPERGVQFPTFAMPTVVGEIKRYFRDNVRTVHVPRRLHELWVQVTGATEDLTTAHGRSPTTAEIAERLKISEDEVLACIEAGRSYHATSLEAAQEGDGLPGLLDRLGYEDPALAGVEHRDLVRHLLVQLPEREQRILLLRYYNNLTQSQISAELGVSQMHVSRLLARSFARLRSANRIEA, from the coding sequence GTGCCGGCCAGTACAGCGCCTCAAGTCCCGCCCCAGAACGTCCAGACGGACGACATCCAGACCGAGACCCCCGACCCCACCACGCCGGCGAGAACCCGGGGCGCCGACACCAGGGCGCTGACCCAGGTGCTGTTCGGACGCCTCAAGGACCTCGAACCCGGCACCCCGGAGCACCACAGTGTGCGCACGGCGCTGATCGAGGCGAACCTGCCGCTCGTGCGGTACGCGGCGGCCCGCTTCCGCAGCCGCAACGAGCCGATGGAGGACGTCGTCCAGGTCGGCACCATCGGCCTGATCAACGCCATCGACCGCTTCGACCCGGAACGCGGCGTCCAGTTCCCCACGTTCGCCATGCCCACCGTGGTGGGCGAGATCAAGCGCTACTTCAGGGACAACGTGCGAACCGTGCACGTACCCCGGCGGCTGCACGAGCTATGGGTCCAGGTCACCGGCGCCACGGAGGACCTGACGACCGCTCACGGCCGCTCACCGACCACCGCCGAGATCGCCGAGCGCCTGAAGATCTCGGAGGACGAGGTCCTCGCCTGCATCGAGGCGGGCCGCTCCTACCACGCGACCTCGCTGGAGGCCGCGCAGGAAGGTGACGGGCTGCCCGGGCTCCTGGACCGCCTCGGCTACGAGGACCCGGCGCTGGCCGGGGTCGAGCACCGCGACCTGGTCCGGCATCTGCTCGTCCAGCTGCCCGAGCGCGAACAGCGGATCCTGCTGCTGCGCTACTACAACAACCTGACGCAGTCACAGATCAGCGCCGAACTGGGCGTCTCACAGATGCATGTGTCAAGGCTTCTGGCCAGAAGTTTCGCCCGACTTCGATCCGCAAACAGGATCGAAGCGTAG
- a CDS encoding MarR family winged helix-turn-helix transcriptional regulator, whose product MAARSQYEELARQLSAVGAVKRGVARILPAECPGGAAAVLTLLAQYGEMRISRLAELLAVNMSVTSRHVTHTVENGWVERSPDPADKRSRILRLTPAGYELIDELGRRTTEMFAHNLVDWSDEEVGQLNTLLSRLRDSFSCRGSGGCAPGRHSGDCRAGHSDDSQTRTPV is encoded by the coding sequence GTGGCAGCACGGAGCCAGTACGAAGAACTGGCCCGGCAGCTCAGTGCCGTCGGAGCCGTCAAGCGGGGCGTCGCCCGCATCCTGCCCGCAGAGTGTCCCGGTGGCGCGGCCGCCGTGCTGACACTGCTGGCCCAGTACGGCGAGATGCGGATCTCCCGGCTTGCCGAGCTCCTGGCCGTGAACATGTCGGTGACCAGCCGACACGTGACTCACACGGTGGAGAACGGCTGGGTCGAACGGTCTCCGGACCCGGCGGACAAGCGGTCCCGCATCCTGCGGCTGACCCCCGCGGGCTACGAACTGATCGACGAGCTGGGACGGCGGACGACTGAGATGTTCGCCCACAACCTCGTCGACTGGTCCGACGAAGAGGTCGGTCAGCTGAACACGTTGTTGTCCCGGCTGCGCGACAGCTTCTCCTGCCGCGGCTCCGGAGGGTGCGCCCCCGGACGGCACAGCGGCGACTGCCGCGCCGGGCACTCCGACGATTCGCAAACCCGTACACCCGTGTAA
- a CDS encoding Dabb family protein has protein sequence MIRHLVLFKLNDGVERDDPRVVAGAEAFRELGGKIPELQFWECAWNITDRPIAYDFAINSAVADEDALKRYVEHPEHQAAAGQWRAFATWVIADYPF, from the coding sequence ATGATCCGCCACCTGGTCCTGTTCAAGCTGAACGACGGCGTCGAGCGGGACGACCCGCGGGTCGTCGCGGGCGCGGAGGCCTTCCGGGAGCTCGGTGGGAAGATCCCCGAGCTGCAGTTCTGGGAGTGCGCCTGGAACATCACCGACCGGCCGATCGCGTACGACTTCGCCATCAATTCGGCGGTCGCCGACGAGGACGCGCTCAAGCGGTACGTCGAGCACCCCGAGCACCAGGCCGCGGCCGGCCAGTGGCGCGCTTTCGCCACTTGGGTGATCGCCGACTACCCCTTCTGA
- a CDS encoding RNA polymerase sigma factor SigF translates to MSAEQGSSKVLTLTKSVPAPAVLTSSPEAIDTRTLSRSLFLRLAALGPAPGPDGTDSPERAYVRDTLIELNLPLVRYAAARFRSRNEPMEDIVQVGTIGLIKAIDRFDCERGVEFPTFAMPTVVGEIKRFFRDTSWSVRVPRRLQELRLALTKTSDELAQKLDRSPTVPELAKALGVSEEDVVDGLAVGNAYTASSLDSPSPEDDGGEGSLADRLGYEDAALEGVEYRESLKPLLAKLAPRERQIIMLRFFANMTQSQIGEEVGISQMHVSRLLTRTLTQLREGLIAD, encoded by the coding sequence ATGTCCGCAGAACAGGGCAGCTCGAAGGTGCTCACGCTCACGAAGAGCGTGCCGGCACCAGCCGTGCTCACCAGCTCGCCGGAAGCCATCGACACCCGCACCCTGTCCCGCTCCCTGTTCCTGCGGCTAGCCGCGCTGGGTCCCGCTCCGGGCCCCGACGGAACGGACAGCCCTGAGCGGGCCTATGTGCGGGACACACTCATCGAGCTCAACCTCCCGCTCGTGCGGTACGCGGCGGCACGGTTCCGGAGCCGTAACGAACCCATGGAGGACATCGTCCAGGTCGGGACGATCGGCCTGATCAAGGCGATCGACCGCTTCGACTGCGAACGGGGCGTGGAATTCCCCACGTTCGCCATGCCGACCGTCGTGGGGGAGATCAAGCGCTTCTTCCGTGACACCTCGTGGTCGGTGCGGGTGCCGCGCCGGCTCCAGGAGCTGCGGCTCGCCCTCACCAAGACCAGCGACGAGCTCGCCCAGAAGCTCGACCGCTCACCGACGGTGCCGGAGCTGGCCAAGGCGCTCGGGGTCTCCGAGGAGGACGTGGTCGACGGCCTGGCCGTGGGCAACGCCTACACGGCCTCCTCCCTGGACTCACCGTCGCCCGAGGACGACGGCGGCGAGGGCTCGCTGGCGGACCGCCTCGGATACGAGGACGCGGCGCTGGAGGGCGTGGAGTACCGCGAGTCCCTGAAGCCGCTGCTGGCCAAGCTCGCCCCTCGCGAGCGACAGATCATCATGCTGCGCTTCTTCGCCAACATGACCCAGTCGCAGATCGGCGAGGAGGTCGGCATCTCGCAGATGCACGTCTCCCGGCTGCTGACCCGGACGCTCACCCAGCTCAGGGAGGGGCTCATCGCCGACTGA
- a CDS encoding NAD(P)-dependent oxidoreductase yields the protein MNPPHPDPLARARLLTSPSVGPAVVRELERITGRPAVPVYATAPDVPFLYVGDVLPEALRVPGLLWFHSVNAGTDALLAAGPWPEGALLTRTVGRMGERIAQYTLAWILAECQSVPEHTAQHSRSEWRRLPSELVAGRTAVVHGTGRIGSAVAGLLRACSVRTVGVGRTPRAAPAGFDRVVLAGSAEETAALAEARWVVSALPLTSATERFFDSARFTAMRGATFVNVGRGATVDMAALEAALHGGEVRRAVLDVLPDEPAAPGDRAWRLPRTVITSHSAGITANEDVVADFESCWQAVAEGRTPALAVDTRRGY from the coding sequence ATGAACCCGCCCCACCCCGACCCGCTCGCCCGGGCCCGGCTGCTGACCTCCCCGTCCGTCGGACCGGCCGTCGTCCGTGAGCTGGAACGGATCACCGGCCGGCCGGCCGTACCGGTGTACGCCACGGCGCCCGACGTCCCCTTCCTGTACGTGGGGGACGTGCTGCCCGAGGCGCTGAGGGTCCCCGGCCTGTTGTGGTTCCACAGCGTCAACGCGGGTACGGACGCACTGCTCGCCGCCGGACCCTGGCCCGAGGGGGCCCTGCTGACCCGGACGGTGGGGCGGATGGGCGAGCGGATCGCCCAGTACACGCTGGCCTGGATCCTCGCCGAGTGCCAGTCCGTCCCCGAGCACACCGCGCAGCACTCCAGGTCCGAGTGGCGCCGCCTGCCGTCCGAGCTCGTCGCCGGACGGACCGCCGTCGTCCACGGCACCGGTCGCATCGGCTCCGCCGTCGCCGGCCTGCTGCGCGCCTGTTCCGTACGCACGGTGGGTGTGGGCCGCACGCCGCGCGCCGCGCCCGCGGGCTTCGACCGGGTGGTCCTGGCCGGCTCTGCGGAGGAGACGGCGGCGCTGGCGGAGGCCAGGTGGGTGGTGTCGGCCCTGCCCCTGACAAGTGCCACGGAGCGCTTCTTCGACTCCGCCAGATTCACCGCGATGCGGGGCGCCACCTTCGTCAACGTGGGCCGGGGCGCGACGGTGGACATGGCGGCGCTGGAGGCCGCGCTGCACGGCGGGGAGGTCCGCCGGGCCGTGCTCGACGTGCTGCCCGACGAGCCCGCGGCTCCCGGCGACCGCGCCTGGCGGCTGCCGCGCACGGTGATCACCTCGCACTCGGCCGGCATCACGGCCAACGAGGACGTCGTCGCCGACTTCGAGTCCTGCTGGCAGGCGGTCGCCGAGGGGCGCACACCGGCCCTGGCCGTGGACACCCGCCGCGGCTACTGA
- a CDS encoding PPOX class F420-dependent oxidoreductase: MAPNIATNTPVELGELLDFVRPRHRAILLTTRSDGRPQGSPLTCGVDDAGRIVVSTYPERAKTRNAKRDERVSVIVLSDEWNGPWVQIDGSAEVIDSPDSVEPLVEYFRNISGEHPDWDEYRAAMIKQGKSIIRITPERWSPVATGGFPAHLAGG; the protein is encoded by the coding sequence ATGGCACCCAACATCGCGACCAACACCCCCGTGGAACTCGGGGAACTGCTGGACTTCGTGCGGCCCCGGCACCGGGCGATCCTGCTGACCACCCGGTCCGACGGCCGCCCCCAGGGCTCCCCGCTCACCTGCGGCGTGGACGACGCGGGGCGGATCGTCGTCTCGACCTACCCCGAACGGGCCAAGACCCGTAACGCCAAGCGTGACGAGCGGGTCAGCGTGATCGTCCTGTCGGACGAGTGGAACGGCCCCTGGGTCCAGATCGACGGCTCGGCCGAGGTGATCGACTCACCGGATTCGGTCGAGCCCCTCGTCGAGTACTTCCGCAACATCTCCGGCGAGCACCCGGACTGGGACGAGTACCGGGCGGCGATGATCAAGCAGGGGAAGTCCATCATCAGGATCACTCCGGAGCGGTGGAGCCCGGTCGCAACCGGCGGCTTCCCCGCACACCTGGCAGGCGGCTGA